The Triticum urartu cultivar G1812 chromosome 5, Tu2.1, whole genome shotgun sequence genome contains the following window.
GTATTTCATCAAAATCGGTTGTTACAAATCTTTTACAACAAAACCATTTGGTTTGGTCCTTGCGTCTTGCATGTGCTGCTAAGGCCTAAAAAGAGCTGTTACAGATATTTATCAACACGTCTGCACTAAGTGATTTAATAACGACCACCAACGGAGGAAGTCCGCAGGGTGATGAGGGCCTGACGGGCACGTTGAGAGTGACGGCATGGACAGTGAGCGACCCTCCTTGATGGCTTCCATCTGCTTTCCTGTCGTGGCGAGCATGGCAGGAAGGGTGCTGAAAAGGAACTTGGAGAAGGAAATCTTGCTGACCATGATGGCAAAGGCGCCAAGGAGGAACTTGGGTAAAGGATTGTTGCTGTTGACGGCGATGGTGAGGTTGCGCACTTGCGCTGGAGGGCGAGCACAAGCAGGAAGGGCTTGGTTCACGAGCTCAAGCAATAACTTGGCGAACAGGACACTGGTTGGGTATAGCCAATTGCACCCGCCCAGACCCTGCAATTAATCAACAGAAGATAGTTAAAGAACCAAGTTGTATGTTAGCTTTATTAAACAATATCATGTTATTTTAAATTTTTTGATATTGTCATACATGTGGTGATAATCAAAATTGCCCATGAACCAATCGTCCAAAAAAGAGGGAGCAACAAGCTTTGCTTACCATTTTGTACATGTTTTCTGTGGAGTACCATCAAGTAATCTCATTTTGACTGGCATCTGGTGAAGCTGCCATCTGTTTTCACTATCATCTAAGACTCCCATATTTAGATTTACTTCTAGGGCACAGATATAAAAGAATATAGCTGTTATACTATCCATTTAGCTAAGAAAACCACATAGCATCTGTGTGATACTTTTTTCTTAAATGTTATCTGTTCTTTAAACTGTAAGTCAATAGCCTGAAAAAAGTTCATTACAGACATTGGTGTCCTTCCTTCATTATGCTCTACCTGCCTTGCATTAGCTTCATTATGTTTCCATGCTGCTTGCATCATATGAGAGCTATTTAGAATGGATTTGGATCTTTTCCTGGTAATTGTCTATTGATTCTTGGCCTGGTTTCAGCTTCAGAAGAATGCTCTGGCGGCACAAGAAGAAGCAAAAATTGCTGGTGAGAAGCTATCAGCTCTGGCTACTATTGGAAAATCCAAACAAGTACTTTCCTATCCTCATCCACTTGCATTGTTCTTTCTCTTCTCTAATATAGTGCATAACTAGGATGTTTAATCAGTTCTCTAATCTTCTTAAACCATTTTGATGCCGCAGTCTGATTTATTGACATGATTGCGTACTTGAATGAAACATTTGGTATAACTACAGGAATTAGCAGATGAATTCCTCAGCGACGTGTCAATGGAGACTCAAGGAATATCTGTGCAGATGGATCAAACAACCCACTCAGTCGACAATGCTATTTCTTTCATTGAGGAACTCTTTCAGAGTCTGTCTGCGATTGCAGAGAACGTAACTGTATGTTTCTCTGATGATAGTATCTCCATAGTTCATTGATTAATCATGTCCCTCTTCCCCTTGCTCTCCTTTCCTCAATATTCACGCTGGAGTCGTTTCATTAAACAAGTTGTCTCAGTCAAAATTCAATGTTGGGTCAGTGTGCATTTTACTAAATTATTGGTATCACCTCATTAATTAAATAATATGAAATACTTTGGCAATTCAAATGTTGAATGTGATCATATCCTCTGGATATATTGTTTATGTATAAGCTACTATTTTGGTTACGCAAATAAGTATTTGCATGAATGGGTGCCATCGACTTTGTAAACAAGTTGAAAAAGCTATGCAGATGGTCTGGTAAATGTCTGGTGCCTATGGAATACTTTGTTCTGTCTATTATCAATTTGCATatagatctatctatgtagactTAGTACTGTAGTTAGCGTTTCTGGCTGAATATTGTTTTTCTTGTAAGTACTATATTTTGAAATGATCTCAACTGTTCTTTCTGTAGGAATTCAAGCAGTCTGCTTATGGGCATATAAAACAATCCAGTTGTGTGATTATGGATCATGAGAAAATGTCAAAAACATTGATGGAGAAAGTCAGCAGACTTGAATTGGAGAAGGTAGCTATATCAACTTATCCAATCCACACTTAAATTTTGACCAGGCCATACATACTTAAATTCTAAGGAGCTACCATTCGCTAACATACTCTGACTTGAGTGCAGAAGCTGCTACACGAACAGTTCCTTAATCAACAGGATGAACTTCAGAGGATGAAGTCCAGTCTGGAAAGCTGTGAGAAGTCCAAGGATGTCTGTCATTACTTAAGCTATCGTCAGTCATCAAGTTTCTAACTTCTTGTGTCTGCTCTAACAATGTTACTTATACTCAGGATTGTATTCTTCAACATGAACTTGAGAAGGATAACATTCTCTCAGAGCTTCTAACTCTCCAAAAGGAAGTCTCGACCTTGTCATCATCTTCCTTGATGAAAGAAAAGGAGTCTATCAGAAAGGAACTTGAAAGAGCGAAAACAAAGTTACGAGAGACTGACAACAAGCTGAAGAATTATGTTCAAGAAAAAATTAAACTTGAGGTTATTATTTTGTACACAGTAATTTGATTGTTCATTACGTTGGCACAAATTCAGGTGTATCTTCTCCAAAACGGTAAAACGTAGCAAGTATGAATCCATACTCTTTGTCCAGGGTGAAAAAGCAGAGGCACACAGGGAAATAAAGAAGTTACAAAGCCAGAGGACCCATCTTGAACGTGATTTAAGGAAACATGATTCTGTCACTGTTGATAAAAGACATGAATTGAATGTGAAGCCAGAAGAACTTGCTGCGTTTTTTGATCAAGCTGTGCAGTTGCAGGTTGCAGTCTTCCCAATTTGTATTACTTTGTGCAAACACACTATTCTTAAGCATCCTGATACATGTTGAGGTGCTCGTATGATACTGTTATAGCAAGACTTACGTAAATCACCACAGCTCCAGGAATAAACCCAAACTCCAACTACAACTCATACCATACAGTGGTTCTAGATAGCTGGTATACCATTGTGGGTATAACATCACTTGTCCCAAGCTACTGGCTAGGAAAAACTAGTTTTTTTTTGGATTCTAATAGTTTATTGCTCTCATACCTTGTAGTTATGCCGCAAGTTTTTTTGATAAGCCCGGTGTCAATGTCTCGTTTCTTTATCCAGAAGGTTCATCATTCTAACTGACTTGCAGTCAGAAAATGAGTGCCACCTTACAATACATGTGTTACATATGTATGTATTACGGCATGAATGGCATGCAGTCTGTTCTTCATTTACTGGAGCTTATGTTTATCTATGACCGTGTATCTTGTTTCTTCATATTCAGGAGGAGTACCAAAGGCTTGAGATTCATGCTTCTGATATGGAagatgaaattgcttctttgcaAGAAACTTTAGCTACCTTGACTGCAGAGAAGGAAGAAGCGCTATCTAAAGTAGAGTTTATGGTGTTGGAACAGGAAGATCTCGAAAACAGGCTTACTTCCGCAGAATCAAAGATAAAATCCTTGAACGACGAGATTGCTGTATTGGTATACTTAAAATGGCTTTGCAGTATATTTTGCCAGATCCCCCACACCTTTTGTCTAACCCAAATTTTTTTCACCATGAAATTTCTTTTTTCTGTGATACAGACCAAAAAACTTGAGGAATCTGAGTCTTTTGGTAGAAAATTGGAGGCTTCTCTCAGTTCTATATCAAAGGAAAAAGAAGACTTGGGAATGGTAATTAGCTTTATGGTTTTATCCAAAACGTCGACACTCTCCGTAATTTGTTTCATTTTTGTGTGCTCTGAAATGCAGCAACTTACTGATGTTCTTCTGGAAATGGAATCTGAAAGTTCAATGTGGATAGCCAAGGAGAAAGCATATTTAGAAACTAAGCAGCAATTGGATATATGCACTGATGAGAATAGTAAATTATCCGAAGATTTGATTAAGGTACGTTAAATAGAGTTCTCTTGATTACATATACCTGCCAGATCTAATTCATGATCAATCCCCAACGTCGACAATTAGCATGCAGATGCAATGTGGTTATCTTCTAACTGTTTTTTTTGTGTGAATAATTCAGTACTGTCTAGTTTTGGAACACATTGTGaatgtttttgttttttgaacggtcaccgggggggggggggggggggggggggggggggagaatcCCCACCTGAATATATTGCTCAAAAAGCTGCCAAAGCCAAGAGTCGCCCCTTAAGCTTTGGCTGATCCAGTTTATAAGGGAAATTGGATCAAAAACCTAAACAAGTTGACCCCGTTTATGAGGGAAACCGGGCCGAAAACCGTGCAGGTAACAAGGTTACAGAAGAAGAGAGAAAAATATTGATGCCCAGGAGAAGGCACGACCTAGCTAGCAAGCAGAAAGACCAACACCACGAGAGACACAAGTAGATGTGGGGTGTTGTTGAGGGATCACAATGCTAAGACTATGCAAACAACCTAACGCACCGCACCTGCGTGCGTACCAAGCCTCACGGCACAACAGAGGATCATCCATAACCAACGAGTGCCAAACCATAACACGAACCTTGACTAGGAGTTCCGCCACGAGCGGTCGAGACGATTAGCAGGTTGGGGAGGCATCATTGCGTCGTCATTGAGCAAAGGTGAACCAAGACAACACCAAGAGCCCGAAGCTCGCCGCAGCACAACGGCAACCATGGGAGGGTCTTGAGCGTGCACAGCAACAGTACGGAGACCACGCGAAGGACAGCCGAAGAGAAATCACATGAAGAACACACCAATCATGGATGACACACTAAATGATGGGCATGGGCGGATGGATGGTGGCGAAGGGCTCGACGAGGAGGCAATGTTGGCGACGGTATGGGGAGGACGGGCGGAGACGAGTGGATTGAAGCAAAATGGAAAGGTCACACGGAGTGCAGAGAAGTTCACCATACGGACGTGAAGTTGCAAACCGCGCCGTCGACATGGAGGAGAGCCCAAACCAAGCAGGTATAGCTCAAAGACCACGCCTCCAGGAAGGAAAGCGACACCGGATTGGCGCCGCCGTGGTCAGCTGACACATGGGTCAGCAGGGATTTCTCCCAAAGCTAGTACCAGATCAAGGCCGACGTCGTCAGAGCAGCTCCGACAGCTGAAGCAATGCAAAATGACGACTGACGGGCCACCATCCATAGGGGTTGAAGGAGAGGCAGGCGTGGGGTGATGGAGAGTCGAGGAGCCGGCAGGGGGGTGGGGAAGCACGCAATGGAGCGCAAGGGCGAAGACGGCCAGGTTGGACACTGCACATGGCAGATCCGATGCACGCATGCTTGGTCGTCGATGTAGGGGACCTCAAAGGCACAGCCAGCTGGCGAAGATACTCCGGCCCCGCCCAAGCACCAGAACCAGCGCAAGCACTGGGGATGAAGCAGAGCAAAGGAGGTCGGGCTGCCACCCCGCACCACCCAGGCAGGACGAGCAGGCAGACCAAGACCCGCACAAGGCGGGGAGCATGGATCCCGCAGCCGCGGCACACCAGCCCGGAGCAGAGGAGGGACGACGCGGAGGATGGCGGCGCAGGTCAAGAGCGGCGAGCACCGGCCGGATCTGACCGGTGGAGGACGCCGACGGCCACGGTGAAAGTGGACGTTGCGCGGCAGCGCAAGATGGGGCGAGGCGGTAGCAGGGAGGTGGTGGAGCGTCGGCGCGCGGCAGGGCCCGGAGCACGCCCGGAGAGCTGAGGACGAGAGGGATCTGGATCTGGCGAGTGGAGATGGACCGGGAAGGGTCGCGGCCGTGGGCCGCGTGCGTCCTTGCTGCCGCCGTCAGCCGCTGGGCTTTGCCCTTAGGCTACCTCCGGCGACGGCGAGTAGGGAATGGGCGGCGCGGTTGCTCCCTGTTGTTGGCAGCGGCGGGGGCCTCCGGAGTCACGAGAGCGACCCGGGAGGCAGCTATCGGAGGTACCGCGGGTCTACAATCTCAACACATTGTGAATGTCAACTGACGCTATATCTATAATTTGAGTTAGGCAGAAGCACTGTGCATGCATGCCATCTGCAGTTTAGAATTATTCGACTAGTGATCCGTTGATCAGTAAGCAGTAGAAGTTGTTAGTAATTATACCATGAAGAAGGCATGaattaggccaactccaccgcacgACCCTAAATCTATGCCCATTTTGTCCGGATTTTGTCCGTATGGGGTAGAAATAGGGAGAACAAATGCCGGACAGAGGCCGCACAAACTCGCTGCACGCAGCGCTACTACCCCATTTTCACCCCATACGTCGTGGTCGTGGGTGCACGTGGTGGGCCAGGTACAGAAAAGGAGAGTGACATGTGGGGTCGAGGCGGACACAGACGGATGACGAGGATGCGAAGACGTCCGCTTTCTGTCCGCTTTGGCCCCAAACCGAGAGCAACTTTGGTCTGGAAATGGGGCAAAAGCGGACACGGGCCGGACAAAACGTCCGTATGCTCCCATGCGCTGGGTCGTTTGATTTGTCCATTTTACCCCAAACGGACACAAACGGACGATTTGGGGTAGAAATGGGTcacgcggtggagttggccttatgTTTTGCCATTTCAATTTGACAGCTCAAACTAGCTTCTCAAGTTCCTTCCGTTTATTTGATCCATATTGTACTGTATTTAGTACTCATAGAAGGACATCACTATATTTACTCATTTTTTATTAGACATCCATTGGCCTGTCTTGGTATACAGGAACAAGTATGGGGTACTGCAAGATGCCTAATtttagtttatttttttagttcaTGTTAGTTCCATGTTTATTTTCATCAATATTTTTATATAATTTTCTCTTTCTCATTTCTTATTACTGTATATTATTTCAATATGTCACTAGGTGAGACAAGAGCTGGTGCAGTGTAGAGAATTGTTAAAAACTCTGGAAGACAAAATGATCCTTTCTGTGGAGCATAACATAAATGAGGAAAAATGCTGGTCAGTCTTCTCTCAGAACCTCTTTTCAATGCAACAGTACCACTCTATTGTGCTTCAGTTTTGTATCGACTTGGTAGGTAACAGCATGCACATAGTCTATTACTAATGTAGTTTCATTCAATACTTTTCACACGGAGCTAAGAATGCTTCATATATTTTGAATGTGGTTTGATGAGAAACAAAAGAACAAACCTGAATGATTATGCCTTACACCAGAACTGTACCTAAATATGATTGATGCACTCAAAATTATCAGAAGTTCTTTTGAATCTTTAGAGCATTAGCGATGAAAGCAATTTTAGAACGCAGGCAGTTACTCCAGTGCTAGTGAACATAAAAATTTATAGAGTAAATCATCATAGGTTCCAAGCAATAACAAAAGCATGGCGTGTTTGCATACGCTCATGTACTCAACTTACTGCTAGTTATGTTATCTGATGCAGCAGGGAGAATCGTGAAGAATCAGAACAACTCGTGGAGAAAGGAAGAAACATTGATAATGAAAATGTAAGCCTTAAGCCCATCCATTTTTGCTCTTAGTGTGAAATTCATTTTCTTAGAACATCAGGAAACCAAATTTAAAATATGCATTCATATTGTCAGGACTACTTGCACACAAATAAGTATCATCACCAGGACAGATATGTTGTTCCACTTTTGAGTTTTAATGATCTTTCCCTATTGAGAAACAATTGGCTAGAGTTTCTTGCTATGACTTGGTTGTTCATGGATCACACAAGATTGCTGACCATTAATATTTTTTATAATTATTAAAAATTTCAGTTGATTTTCTAGGGAGTACAACTTCAGGAGATATATTTTCCATCTTTTGTGTTGACTCCAATTTTGAGCAGGAACTTTGCAAGCAACTACAGCTTATTTCAGAAGAACGTGATAGCTTACTTTCTAAGATGAAACAGATGAGCTTAGTCATCAATGAATTAGAAGCCTTAAAGGAGGTTTCTAATAATAAGGCAAGTCAGATAATTtgttactccctctgtaaactaatataagagcatttacggagggagtacaagttACAAGTTATCTCAGTAAATTAAATTTTAAGTTGTTTTTATGTGTCATTTATGCAGCTACTACAGGCCAAAGCTAATATGGATGAGTTGAGCTGTCAGATATCTGCCATGGAGGTCAAGATGAAACATGTAAGCATTGCCGAACCCATCACTCTCTATGGTTGGTTCAGGCAGAGTATTTCTgcagtttgagttttgaagtgtTAAATCTTCCAGAATAAGTGCCTGTTACTGTACTGAGTATCAGCATCGAGCTTTGGAAATAAATTCATTGTAGCTTTGCACGCAAGCACGGTTCTTGTAGTAGCCTGTGCTGAGATAGGAACATCTgctgttttattttattttatagcATTTTTATGTGTTCATTCATTTTTGGAGATGGAATATCATAAATATTTCACTAAACACAGTACTAGGACCCTGAAAGCAAAAAAAAGTATACAAGCTGATGAGTTTAAATTCTACCACAGAACACATTCCCATTTTCAGAATCATAAGTGGGCTGATGGAAGCAGCATATAGTTAATCATTCTGGCATGTTTTCATTGCATAAGTTGCTTGTTTGCGCACTGAAGTGCTATTCCAATAGATGGACATGCACTCGAGATGAAGATTTATACTGACACCAACCCTAGAACCTTGTTTCCTATAGTTCCTCAAGTTTCCAGAGAACTGAGTGGACTACTTTCAGAAACCGACTGTAATGCTGGTATTTTTGTGCCACAATAATGCTATTGATGAGATTTCGTAACTTGACTATTGACACTATATGTAGAAAGCATTGAAAATTGACACAGTTGACGCAACAAAGAAATTCCTGATAATTCTCTTGCAGTGCTGCGTCATCAAATTCCGGAAGAAACTCAAATTGGTGGTTCTTGTTGTCCTCTTTAAACTGTCGTTTTACTAAAAATTTCCTGTTCGAATTTTGTCTGATCGCGCGTTCAGTAAAGCAGTGACTGGCCAGTGAAATAGAAGAGCACACTGCATGCCAGAAGATCGCCAACCAGCATAATCTCTCCGCAGTACCAGTTCCATAACATGCTTTCCTTTTACAGGATGCTTCGACCCACAACAAAGAAAAAACAAAGCTTCGCATGCAAATCCGGTGGCTGCAACCAGAGCTCGACGCGAACCGCGCAAGGCTTAAAGAGGCAGTGGAAGAACGGGCGCTGATGGATGAGAATTATCAGGAAGCAACCGCCATGCTGAAGGCAAAGCTGAGAGAGACGTGCCGTGAGGTCCTGAAGCTGAGAGAAGAGCTTAAACGACCAGAAGCCGCATCAAACTGACGCAGTAACCTTTCTTCTTCGCAGCTACGTGCTCCTAACCTAGTTGAACCGTTTCACGTGCTGGCAGCGGCGAACATTGCCTCAATGCAGGTCTGACTCTTTCAGACTGGTGCCTGAGCCGGCTTCATTAAGATTGCCAGGTTGTACAGAGACCGTCGTATTCCGGCCTGGACCGCTGGTGCCTCGTGCTGCTGATAGCTTTGCCAGCATTCCGCTCTGAACTTGTAATACACTGTATTTGCTTGTGGTCTAGTGATTTGGGCTTGGATATGGACGGGTCATGGGCATCAGCCGTAGAGGTCGACTGGTACAGGCTGGGCTTCACTCGGTGCTGTAGACCTCTAATTAGCCATCCAGATCGTGAATCCAAAATTTCAAAGATCGTACGTTTATGGTTCTTGGCCGCCCTGGGCATTAAAGGCATGGTTGCATGCTGAACAGGTTCGCAAGTACGTATGCTCTTACTAGGCTGGTTTATTGGTTGATCCTGAACATGTAATGTGATCATCTATAATGGTGATTAAGCATCTGAATAACCGAGTTGATGCATCTATCCTGGCCGTTCGTGGAAAGGGAATGCGAGGTTAACCCGTGCAGTGTTAAGAGACCGTGCTCGTGTTAGTTTGAGGCACTTCAAACCACAGGCGAAGAGTCTGCTGAAACTCAAACATGTTTTCAGTCTGCAGCAACCTTTTTCTTAGGAGTCAAAACGTAACTAGCGCGGTGCACGTGTTGCCAGGTGAACTGGTAATTAGCATAGCCAACAGCACGCTGTTTGTGACACCGGATGCTTTCTTTTCCTATCATTGTCTCCATTCTTTTTGTGAACGACGTCGAAGAGAGCGAATTATGTTCCTCGCGAATGGCGTTCTGCAGTTTCGAGACCAAACACACTACTTCATCTACCCAGGCACCCAAGCTGAAC
Protein-coding sequences here:
- the LOC125509441 gene encoding kinesin-like protein KIN-7I → MDRIHVTVRARPLPPEDAQSSPWRISGNAVALTAQPSIRFEFDRIFGEDCHTADIYGARTKHIVDSAVQGFNGTVFAYGQTNSGKTYTMRGSANEPGIIPLAVHDLFRTIQQHMDREFLVRMSYMEIYNEEINDLLVPEHRKLQIHENYERGIYVAGLSEEIVTCPEQVLKFVSFGESHRHIGETNMNVYSSRSHTIFRMVIESRDKADDSDTDSCDAVRVSVLNLVDLAGSERAAKTGAEGVRLKEGSHINKSLMTLGTVIKKLSEGIKGQGGHVPYRDSKLTRILQPALGGNANTAIICNITLAQVHADETKSSLQFASRALRVTNCAEINEILTDAALLKRQRKEIEELRAKLKNSQSEHLDEDVLHLRNTLLQSELEKERIALELEEERKAKEQREKRLLQQAKKIENLSSLVLNSERDDRAIVSSKNKRRQTWCARPLSNEFSVEVQEPASEQCSASSSVRDERNMGMPPCFEELMQESYASNGEPSAHGCSFSDLSNEDVSLPDAHALLHVTSRRKPNTMKKSDQEQLRGSVPELPQDPNERKDAMLSQEPSGLSARESEAILVIKQLQDQVNSLELEKSLIQNNLDDVLEVATQQKASFSEKYEELQKNALAAQEEAKIAGEKLSALATIGKSKQELADEFLSDVSMETQGISVQMDQTTHSVDNAISFIEELFQSLSAIAENVTEFKQSAYGHIKQSSCVIMDHEKMSKTLMEKVSRLELEKKLLHEQFLNQQDELQRMKSSLESCEKSKDDCILQHELEKDNILSELLTLQKEVSTLSSSSLMKEKESIRKELERAKTKLRETDNKLKNYVQEKIKLEGEKAEAHREIKKLQSQRTHLERDLRKHDSVTVDKRHELNVKPEELAAFFDQAVQLQEEYQRLEIHASDMEDEIASLQETLATLTAEKEEALSKVEFMVLEQEDLENRLTSAESKIKSLNDEIAVLTKKLEESESFGRKLEASLSSISKEKEDLGMQLTDVLLEMESESSMWIAKEKAYLETKQQLDICTDENSKLSEDLIKVRQELVQCRELLKTLEDKMILSVEHNINEEKCCRENREESEQLVEKGRNIDNENELCKQLQLISEERDSLLSKMKQMSLVINELEALKEVSNNKLLQAKANMDELSCQISAMEVKMKHDASTHNKEKTKLRMQIRWLQPELDANRARLKEAVEERALMDENYQEATAMLKAKLRETCREVLKLREELKRPEAASN